A window of Gemmatimonadales bacterium contains these coding sequences:
- a CDS encoding (2Fe-2S)-binding protein: protein MKQSVTLNVNGAARAVDVEPRTLLVYALRDELNLTGTHIGCDTSQCGACTVLIDGRAVKSCTVLAVQAEGQQITTIEGLGTGDHLHPLQTAFWEKHGLQCGFCTPGMIMTAVDLLNAIPDPTDEQIRHGIEGNFCRCTGYQNIVAAIKSAAAALRESAAAAYPRGAQLAAAPAPRPAGQPAGAGV, encoded by the coding sequence ATGAAGCAATCCGTCACCTTGAACGTCAACGGCGCCGCGCGCGCCGTCGACGTCGAGCCGCGCACGCTGCTCGTCTACGCGCTGCGGGACGAGCTCAACCTCACCGGCACCCACATCGGCTGCGACACCAGCCAGTGCGGCGCCTGCACCGTGCTGATCGACGGCCGCGCCGTGAAGAGCTGCACGGTGCTCGCCGTCCAGGCCGAAGGGCAGCAGATCACCACCATCGAGGGTCTCGGGACCGGCGATCACCTGCATCCGCTGCAGACCGCGTTCTGGGAGAAGCACGGCCTCCAGTGCGGCTTCTGCACCCCGGGCATGATCATGACTGCGGTCGATCTGCTGAACGCGATCCCCGACCCGACCGACGAACAGATCCGCCACGGCATCGAGGGCAATTTCTGCCGGTGCACCGGCTACCAGAACATCGTGGCGGCCATCAAATCGGCCGCGGCCGCGCTGCGCGAGTCCGCCGCCGCGGCTTATCCTCGCGGCGCGCAGCTCGCCGCCGCTCCCGCCCCGAGGCCCGCCGGCCAGCCCGCCGGCGCCGGCGTCTGA
- a CDS encoding molybdopterin cofactor-binding domain-containing protein, whose amino-acid sequence MATLFGSGIKRREDPRLITGAATYTDDVKLPGLTYAALLRSPYAHAKITRLDVSAARKAPGVVAVYTGADIKDRVAPVPCAWNPPNCDLKTPPHPLLAWDKVRYVGDGVALVVAESRAAARDALDLIEADYDPLPAGVDPEKMAQRGAPQLHAEVPNNIGFTWVVSGGDAAKAFNEAPVKVSQRIVQQRLAPTAIECRAAVASYNKGSGQLTLWVTSQNPHIHRFLCSVMLQIPEHRIRVIAPEVGGAFGSKIPAYADEALACVASMDLGRPVKWTEDRSENYKVTIHGRDHVEHVEMCGTRDGKITGLRTRVYAGLGAYASTGGPGIPTILHGLVYSGAYTIPNIHGTVYGVYTNGVPVDAYRGAGRPEAAYLVERLVDLFAREIGMDPVEVRRRNFIGHEKFPYTTATGLTYDSGNYEPALDKALGMIDYKQFRADQAEARKRDRYLGIGVVSYIEICGLGPSQVAGAVGFGGGLYDSAIVRVYPTGVVRVYIGASPHGQGEETTFAQIVADEFGYPVENVEILHGDTDNTAQGWGTYGSRSTAVCGSAVKVAAGKVREKARKIAAHLMEANEADVEWKDGKFSVKGSPDQGKTFAEVALMANVAWNMPPGVEPGLEASAFFDPSNFVYPFGTHVCTVDVNPDTGEVRILRYIAVDDCGPRINPTIVDGQVHGGVVQGIGEAMQEIVIYDEDGQLASGTMMDYAVPRASQMPHIETDHTVTPSPVNPLGVKGVGEAGTIASAAAVVGAVCDALAPLGIRHIDKPLTPARVWAAIQAAKGGNGGRGGNGGKEVGR is encoded by the coding sequence ATGGCAACGCTCTTCGGCTCCGGCATCAAGCGGCGCGAGGATCCCCGGCTCATCACCGGCGCAGCGACGTACACCGACGACGTGAAGCTCCCGGGGCTCACCTACGCGGCGCTCCTCCGCAGTCCCTACGCCCACGCGAAAATCACCCGGCTCGACGTGTCGGCGGCGCGCAAGGCGCCCGGCGTCGTCGCGGTGTACACCGGCGCCGACATCAAGGACCGCGTAGCCCCGGTGCCCTGCGCCTGGAATCCGCCCAACTGCGACCTCAAGACTCCGCCCCATCCGCTCCTCGCCTGGGACAAGGTGCGCTACGTGGGCGACGGCGTGGCGCTCGTCGTGGCCGAGTCGCGCGCCGCGGCGCGGGATGCGCTCGATCTGATCGAGGCGGACTACGACCCGCTCCCCGCCGGCGTGGACCCGGAGAAGATGGCGCAGCGCGGCGCACCGCAGCTCCACGCCGAGGTCCCCAACAACATCGGCTTCACGTGGGTGGTGTCGGGCGGCGACGCGGCCAAGGCGTTCAACGAGGCGCCGGTCAAGGTGAGCCAGCGCATCGTCCAGCAGCGGCTCGCGCCGACCGCGATCGAATGCCGCGCGGCCGTGGCGAGCTACAACAAGGGCTCGGGCCAGCTCACACTCTGGGTCACGAGCCAGAACCCGCACATCCACCGCTTCCTCTGCTCGGTCATGCTGCAGATCCCCGAGCACCGCATCCGGGTGATCGCGCCGGAGGTGGGCGGCGCTTTCGGCAGCAAGATCCCGGCGTACGCCGACGAGGCGCTCGCCTGTGTGGCCTCGATGGACCTGGGCCGGCCGGTCAAGTGGACGGAGGATCGGTCGGAGAACTACAAGGTCACCATTCACGGCCGCGACCACGTCGAGCACGTCGAGATGTGCGGCACGCGGGACGGCAAGATCACCGGCCTCCGCACGCGGGTGTACGCCGGCCTCGGCGCCTACGCGTCGACCGGCGGCCCGGGCATCCCGACGATCCTGCACGGCCTGGTCTACTCGGGGGCGTACACCATCCCCAACATCCACGGCACGGTGTACGGCGTGTACACCAACGGCGTGCCGGTGGATGCCTATCGCGGCGCGGGGCGGCCGGAGGCGGCGTATCTCGTCGAGCGCCTGGTCGACCTCTTCGCGCGCGAGATCGGGATGGATCCGGTCGAGGTGCGGCGCAGGAATTTCATCGGGCACGAGAAGTTCCCCTACACCACGGCCACGGGTCTCACCTACGACTCGGGCAACTACGAGCCGGCGCTCGACAAGGCGCTCGGCATGATCGACTACAAGCAGTTCCGCGCCGACCAGGCCGAGGCCCGGAAGCGGGATCGCTATCTCGGCATCGGGGTCGTGAGCTACATCGAGATCTGCGGCCTCGGGCCGTCGCAGGTGGCCGGCGCGGTCGGCTTTGGCGGCGGACTCTACGACTCGGCCATCGTGCGCGTGTATCCCACCGGCGTCGTCCGGGTGTACATCGGCGCGTCGCCGCACGGCCAAGGCGAGGAAACCACGTTCGCCCAGATCGTGGCGGACGAGTTCGGCTATCCGGTCGAGAACGTCGAGATCCTTCACGGCGACACCGACAACACGGCCCAGGGCTGGGGCACGTACGGCAGCCGCAGCACCGCGGTCTGCGGCTCGGCGGTGAAGGTGGCGGCGGGCAAGGTGCGCGAGAAGGCCAGGAAGATCGCGGCGCACCTCATGGAGGCCAACGAGGCCGACGTCGAGTGGAAGGACGGCAAGTTCTCGGTGAAGGGCTCGCCCGATCAGGGCAAGACGTTCGCCGAGGTGGCGCTCATGGCCAACGTCGCGTGGAACATGCCGCCGGGTGTCGAGCCCGGGCTCGAGGCGAGCGCGTTCTTCGATCCGAGCAACTTCGTCTATCCATTCGGCACGCACGTCTGCACGGTGGACGTGAACCCCGACACCGGTGAAGTGCGCATCCTGCGCTACATCGCGGTGGACGACTGCGGGCCGCGGATCAACCCGACGATCGTCGACGGCCAGGTGCACGGTGGGGTCGTCCAGGGCATCGGCGAAGCGATGCAGGAGATCGTCATTTACGACGAGGACGGCCAGCTCGCGAGCGGCACCATGATGGACTACGCCGTCCCGCGCGCGAGCCAGATGCCGCACATCGAGACCGACCACACCGTGACGCCATCGCCGGTGAATCCGCTGGGTGTGAAGGGCGTCGGCGAGGCGGGTACGATCGCCTCGGCGGCCGCGGTGGTGGGTGCGGTGTGCGATGCGCTGGCGCCGCTCGGCATTCGACATATCGACAAGCCGCTCACTCCCGCTCGCGTATGGGCTGCGATTCAGGCGGCGAAGGGCGGGAACGGCGGCAGGGGCGGCAACGGCGGTAAGGAGGTGGGGCGATGA